From a region of the candidate division WOR-3 bacterium genome:
- a CDS encoding tetratricopeptide repeat protein, with protein MKIILFIIITSSWFQKDFERAKFLYESALKGEENSENPFVYFIKAIKEEKMGKFEEARNDFEKAKFFSNLEPANIFLMYMICDIKNLKEFKDELIPLLLKSKEKKGVEDIYEISEYFFKKSEWEPLFILKIEELDKALAISPTYIKAWFKKLELYYINFKFLDFLKTFFSFSPFKRGNPLFKEIFNLAFLRVIILFFYSLFFIFLLGILLRKRYSIYFINLKTLSQFPESEFLPIILFLILLFLRAPLPFYLLLIIPTIFFLELKEKIFLSILLILIFLVSLFAIQKEPYSLSFVQDPLNPYYLKFLTMNSPYDEELLKKWDSLNIEEKNLMKSIIYMKKGEIKEAEKLLRDKFNKSSYNYLVEMGNIYFLKGKYDSASIFYREAINLYPEKFEAHFNLSQVAFQMVDLDLFQKEIEILNHIDAKKTERYIKVIKEFKLTPFLHAYPENFKKYKFKSEKVFLFVNRFIFPSLFMPLSFIILFIMFFLKGTQSIKRCKACKKVILGEVENIPPLGEVCEKCKNEILATESLKLRQRIAMRLKMKRLQKIKNILLFVNLLLPGLSFVINNSMILFLISSSIFSLGLIIIYFTSFKLFGILLYIFSFLIFLFYYLTGGKIDEAI; from the coding sequence ATGAAAATAATACTTTTTATTATTATCACTTCTTCCTGGTTTCAGAAAGATTTTGAAAGGGCTAAATTTTTATATGAAAGTGCTTTAAAAGGAGAGGAAAATTCAGAAAATCCCTTTGTTTATTTTATTAAAGCAATAAAAGAAGAAAAAATGGGAAAATTTGAAGAGGCAAGGAATGATTTTGAAAAAGCTAAGTTTTTCTCAAATCTTGAGCCAGCAAATATATTTTTGATGTATATGATTTGTGATATAAAAAATTTGAAAGAGTTTAAAGATGAACTTATTCCACTTTTATTAAAATCAAAAGAAAAAAAGGGAGTAGAGGATATTTATGAAATTTCAGAATACTTTTTTAAAAAATCTGAATGGGAGCCCCTTTTTATATTAAAAATTGAGGAACTTGATAAAGCATTGGCTATTTCGCCGACATATATTAAAGCATGGTTTAAAAAACTCGAACTTTATTATATAAATTTTAAATTTTTAGATTTTTTAAAAACCTTTTTCAGTTTTTCCCCTTTTAAGAGAGGTAATCCCCTTTTTAAAGAAATTTTTAATCTTGCCTTTTTAAGAGTTATAATTCTTTTTTTCTATTCTCTTTTTTTTATATTCCTTCTTGGAATTTTATTAAGAAAAAGGTATTCAATTTATTTTATTAATTTAAAAACTCTTTCTCAATTTCCTGAATCCGAATTTTTACCTATTATTTTATTTTTAATTCTCTTATTTTTAAGAGCGCCTCTTCCTTTTTACCTTCTTTTAATAATACCTACAATTTTCTTTTTAGAACTTAAAGAAAAAATTTTCCTTTCAATTTTACTTATTTTGATTTTTTTAGTCTCTTTATTTGCCATTCAGAAGGAACCCTATTCCCTTTCCTTTGTTCAAGACCCTCTCAATCCCTATTATCTTAAGTTTTTAACAATGAATTCCCCTTATGATGAGGAACTTTTAAAGAAATGGGATTCTCTAAATATTGAGGAGAAAAATTTAATGAAAAGTATCATTTATATGAAAAAAGGGGAAATAAAAGAAGCAGAAAAGCTTTTAAGAGATAAATTTAATAAATCTTCTTACAATTATTTAGTTGAGATGGGGAATATATATTTTTTAAAGGGAAAGTATGATTCAGCGAGTATTTTTTATAGAGAAGCAATTAATTTATATCCAGAGAAATTTGAGGCACATTTTAATTTATCTCAGGTTGCCTTTCAGATGGTTGACCTTGATTTATTTCAAAAAGAAATAGAAATTCTTAATCACATAGATGCTAAAAAAACCGAAAGATACATAAAAGTTATAAAGGAATTCAAACTTACTCCATTTTTACATGCCTACCCCGAAAATTTTAAGAAATATAAATTCAAAAGTGAAAAAGTTTTTCTTTTTGTTAACAGGTTTATTTTCCCATCCCTATTTATGCCTCTTTCTTTTATAATTCTATTTATCATGTTTTTCCTTAAAGGCACACAAAGTATTAAAAGGTGTAAAGCATGTAAAAAAGTTATTTTAGGAGAAGTAGAAAATATTCCCCCCCTTGGTGAGGTTTGCGAAAAATGTAAAAATGAAATTCTTGCTACAGAATCCTTAAAATTAAGACAGAGAATTGCAATGAGGTTAAAAATGAAAAGGTTACAGAAAATTAAAAATATTCTTTTATTTGTTAATCTTTTACTTCCCGGGCTTTCCTTTGTTATAAATAATTCTATGATACTATTTTTGATAAGTTCTTCTATCTTTTCCCTTGGTCTTATTATTATTTACTTTACTTCCTTTAAACTTTTCGGTATTTTACTTTATATATTTAGTTTTTTAATTTTTCTTTTTTATTATTTAACAGGAGGTAAAATTGATGAAGCAATTTAG
- a CDS encoding energy-coupling factor ABC transporter permease, with product MHIPDGFLDVKTVSLTNAFSILTLIYSIKKIIKKISPERVPLLGLSASFIFLIESISFPVPYGTSVHLLGAFFISLILGPFSSFFICFLSLFLQALILSHGGILTIGANSFNTLFISSILGFYIYKFFFKIFPKFENIFIFSISIFTVCLGSFFVTLELSISGKISFYKSFFPMIFSHFIAGIIEGIFTVFMINFLKKIKPEILKIEKI from the coding sequence ATGCATATACCTGATGGATTTTTAGATGTAAAGACAGTTTCTTTAACAAATGCTTTTTCAATCTTGACACTTATTTATTCAATTAAAAAAATAATAAAAAAAATTTCCCCTGAAAGAGTTCCGCTTCTCGGTCTTTCAGCCTCCTTTATTTTTTTAATAGAGAGTATAAGTTTTCCTGTTCCTTATGGAACATCGGTTCATCTTCTTGGTGCTTTTTTTATCTCCCTTATATTAGGACCTTTTTCTTCATTTTTCATCTGTTTTTTATCCCTTTTTCTTCAGGCATTGATTTTATCCCATGGTGGAATTTTAACAATTGGAGCAAACTCCTTCAATACTCTCTTTATTTCCTCTATTTTAGGATTTTATATCTATAAATTTTTCTTCAAGATTTTCCCAAAATTTGAAAACATTTTTATCTTTTCAATTTCAATATTTACAGTTTGTCTTGGCAGTTTCTTTGTAACCCTTGAACTTTCAATTTCAGGTAAAATTTCTTTTTACAAAAGTTTTTTCCCTATGATTTTTTCCCATTTTATAGCAGGTATAATTGAAGGAATATTTACAGTTTTTATGATAAATTTTTTAAAAAAGATAAAACCCGAAATTTTAAAAATTGAAAAAATATGA
- a CDS encoding CbiQ family ECF transporter T component, which translates to MKHHFIDRFYFKKGILQKISPSIKFIFLILLLFLILLLPQNLIFYSPFFLLISIFLIISKIPIFYFLKRIVLILPFLAIIFLLSILNNKSLLSFLYSLLKSLFSISFIIIFLFTTKMEDFFKIFEKIPYGFLISLIFSFLYRFFFLLYDEIERMKRAMISKGKNPDFKSYLIFSGNIFIRTYERSERVLKAMVSKGWKIER; encoded by the coding sequence ATGAAGCATCATTTTATTGACAGGTTTTATTTTAAAAAGGGAATTTTGCAAAAAATTTCCCCTTCAATAAAATTTATTTTTTTAATTCTTCTTCTTTTTTTAATTCTCCTTTTACCTCAGAACCTTATTTTTTATTCCCCCTTTTTCTTATTAATCTCAATTTTCCTTATAATCTCAAAAATACCCATTTTTTATTTTTTAAAAAGAATTGTTTTAATTTTACCCTTTTTAGCAATTATTTTTCTGCTTTCCATTTTAAATAACAAAAGTTTATTAAGTTTTTTATACTCTCTTTTAAAGTCCCTTTTTTCAATATCTTTTATAATCATTTTCCTTTTTACAACAAAAATGGAAGATTTCTTTAAAATTTTTGAAAAAATTCCCTATGGTTTTTTAATTTCCCTTATTTTTTCTTTCTTATACAGGTTCTTTTTTCTTCTTTATGATGAGATTGAAAGGATGAAAAGGGCGATGATTTCAAAAGGTAAAAATCCTGATTTTAAAAGTTATTTAATTTTTTCAGGAAACATATTCATAAGAACTTATGAAAGAAGTGAAAGAGTTTTAAAAGCAATGGTTTCAAAAGGATGGAAAATAGAAAGGTAA
- a CDS encoding HAD hydrolase-like protein, translating to MDKIMLLFDIDGTLIYSGGAGTRSIDKAFFKKYGLKEAMKDISPDGKTDPLIIEEVFLKKLNKKPEKKEIEEILEIYLDNLKKEIDNPGYKIFEGVPEFLEWAQKKEKFLLGLATGNLEEGAEIKLKPSYLLKYFKFGGYASDSWERSEILRKAYEKGKKIAERENFRILDVYVIGDTPRDIEAAKKVSFKSIGMAIFRFSKEELLKAGANFVFDNFRDLKKFFEKLI from the coding sequence ATGGATAAAATCATGCTCCTTTTTGATATTGACGGAACACTTATTTATTCAGGTGGAGCAGGAACAAGGTCTATTGATAAGGCTTTTTTTAAAAAATATGGATTAAAAGAAGCTATGAAAGATATTTCTCCTGATGGAAAAACAGATCCCTTAATTATTGAGGAAGTATTTTTAAAAAAATTAAATAAAAAACCAGAAAAAAAAGAAATTGAAGAAATTCTTGAAATTTATCTTGATAATCTCAAAAAGGAAATAGATAATCCAGGTTATAAAATCTTTGAGGGAGTTCCGGAATTTCTCGAATGGGCACAGAAAAAGGAAAAATTTTTATTAGGACTTGCTACAGGAAATCTTGAAGAAGGTGCTGAGATAAAATTAAAACCCTCTTATCTTTTAAAATACTTTAAGTTTGGCGGTTATGCCTCTGATTCCTGGGAAAGAAGTGAAATTTTAAGAAAAGCATATGAAAAGGGAAAAAAAATTGCAGAAAGAGAAAATTTTAGAATTTTAGATGTTTATGTAATTGGAGATACACCAAGAGATATTGAGGCTGCAAAAAAGGTAAGCTTTAAATCCATAGGAATGGCTATTTTTAGATTTTCAAAGGAGGAACTTTTAAAAGCAGGTGCTAATTTTGTTTTTGATAATTTCAGGGACTTAAAAAAATTTTTTGAAAAATTGATTTAA
- a CDS encoding ABC transporter ATP-binding protein, whose product MENRKVKIEIIDLRFSYEDKKEVLKGINLKVYENETLSIIGENGSGKTTFLLCIAGLLKYEGKVLIDGKEFNESLRKKIGFLFENPDDSLFMPKVYDDVAFAPKNFGFNGNLDEIVKDALKKAGVSGFEERIPHHLSFGEKKKVSLATILSYNPEIFLLDEPTLGLSP is encoded by the coding sequence ATGGAAAATAGAAAGGTAAAAATAGAAATAATAGATTTAAGATTTTCTTATGAGGATAAAAAGGAGGTTTTAAAGGGAATAAATTTAAAGGTTTATGAAAATGAAACTCTATCAATTATTGGTGAAAATGGCTCTGGTAAAACAACTTTTCTTTTATGTATTGCAGGTCTTTTAAAATATGAAGGAAAAGTTTTAATTGATGGTAAGGAATTTAATGAAAGTTTAAGAAAAAAAATAGGTTTTTTATTTGAAAACCCAGATGATTCATTATTTATGCCAAAAGTTTATGATGATGTTGCCTTTGCTCCAAAGAATTTTGGATTTAATGGTAATTTAGATGAGATTGTAAAAGATGCACTTAAAAAAGCAGGGGTTTCAGGATTTGAAGAAAGAATTCCCCATCATCTTTCTTTTGGAGAGAAAAAGAAGGTTTCCCTTGCAACAATCCTTTCCTATAATCCAGAAATTTTTCTTTTAGATGAACCAACACTCGGTCTTTCACCA
- a CDS encoding superoxide dismutase, producing the protein MAFKLPDLPYSYDALEPYIDAKTMEIHHTKHHAAYVNNLNNALSKYPELEKYSLEEILRNLDSIPEDIKITVRNNGGGHFNHSLFWEVMKKDGGEPKGELLKAIERDFGSFSSFKEKFANAAKNHFGSGWAWLSLSRFGKLYVFSTPNQDNPLMIGYIPILGLDVWEHAYYLKYQNRRAEYVDNWFNVINWDKVKDNYEEALKKIR; encoded by the coding sequence ATGGCTTTTAAATTACCCGATTTACCTTATTCTTATGATGCTTTGGAGCCTTATATAGATGCAAAAACAATGGAGATTCATCACACAAAGCATCATGCTGCCTATGTAAATAATCTAAATAATGCTCTCTCAAAATATCCCGAACTTGAAAAATATTCTCTTGAGGAAATTTTAAGAAATCTTGATTCTATTCCAGAGGATATAAAGATTACTGTGCGAAATAATGGTGGAGGGCATTTTAATCACTCACTTTTCTGGGAAGTTATGAAAAAAGATGGTGGAGAGCCTAAAGGAGAGCTTTTAAAGGCAATAGAAAGGGATTTTGGTTCTTTTTCTTCTTTTAAAGAAAAATTTGCAAATGCTGCAAAGAATCATTTTGGTTCAGGATGGGCTTGGCTTTCTCTATCAAGATTTGGAAAACTTTATGTTTTTTCAACTCCTAATCAGGATAATCCATTAATGATAGGTTATATTCCCATTCTTGGACTTGATGTATGGGAGCATGCTTATTACTTAAAGTATCAAAATAGAAGAGCAGAATATGTGGATAACTGGTTTAATGTGATAAACTGGGATAAAGTAAAAGATAATTATGAGGAGGCTTTAAAAAAGATTAGATAG
- the nikR gene encoding nickel-responsive transcriptional regulator NikR: MTKLKRFSVSLDSDLVLKFDKEIKKRNYPTRSKAIGDLIREYLVKKEWMEGKEVVGAIILIYNHHKRELVNKLLNIEHHFHEIIISSQHVHLDENNCLEIVLAKGKPKDIETLANKLKSTKGVKYSSLSIATTGKEI, encoded by the coding sequence TTGACAAAACTAAAAAGATTCAGTGTATCACTTGATAGTGATCTCGTATTAAAATTTGATAAGGAGATTAAAAAGAGAAATTATCCAACAAGATCAAAAGCAATAGGAGACCTAATAAGAGAATATCTTGTCAAAAAGGAATGGATGGAGGGTAAAGAAGTTGTAGGTGCAATTATACTTATTTACAATCACCATAAAAGGGAACTTGTAAATAAATTACTAAATATTGAGCACCATTTTCATGAAATCATAATCTCTTCACAACATGTTCATCTTGATGAGAATAATTGCCTTGAAATAGTCCTTGCAAAAGGAAAACCAAAAGATATAGAAACTCTCGCAAATAAATTAAAATCTACAAAAGGCGTTAAATACAGTTCGCTAAGTATCGCAACTACAGGAAAAGAAATTTAA
- the meaB gene encoding methylmalonyl Co-A mutase-associated GTPase MeaB has protein sequence MNSIRELSKLITKIENFDELDSDVLKRIFEKEGKAHRIGFTGPPGAGKSTLSDRIASLLAEEKNKVGIIAVDPTSPFTGGAILGDRIRMEEASKKGVFIRSLGSRGGIGGLSRRTYLSSLSMESFGMDYIIIETVGVGQSDFEIRYIADTTIVVLTPESGDYVQAMKAGLMEIGDIYVINKSDRPGAKEIKNEVESALLLLPSNSEWKVKVILTSGIKGEGIEELKNLIITHKKFLEETKLKDKMIRERRKRFLMEFLRDEIWDEIEFFLEKNGLIEKFLKDIEMGKPFREIKKEFFEFFKKGLKSP, from the coding sequence ATGAATTCAATTAGGGAACTTTCAAAACTTATAACAAAAATTGAAAATTTTGATGAACTTGATTCAGATGTTTTAAAGAGAATTTTTGAAAAAGAAGGTAAAGCACACAGGATAGGTTTTACAGGTCCTCCAGGTGCAGGAAAAAGCACTTTGAGTGATAGGATAGCTTCACTTTTAGCAGAGGAAAAAAATAAGGTTGGAATTATCGCAGTTGATCCTACAAGTCCTTTCACAGGTGGAGCAATTCTTGGGGATAGAATAAGAATGGAGGAAGCTTCAAAGAAAGGTGTTTTTATTAGAAGTTTGGGTTCAAGAGGAGGTATAGGAGGTTTATCAAGGAGAACTTACCTTTCGTCTCTTTCCATGGAATCTTTTGGAATGGATTATATCATAATTGAAACAGTGGGAGTAGGTCAATCAGATTTTGAAATAAGATATATTGCTGATACAACTATCGTTGTTTTAACTCCTGAATCCGGTGATTATGTTCAAGCTATGAAGGCAGGTTTAATGGAGATTGGTGATATTTATGTTATAAATAAGTCAGATAGACCTGGTGCAAAGGAAATAAAAAATGAAGTTGAATCTGCACTTTTACTTTTACCATCAAATTCTGAGTGGAAAGTGAAAGTAATTCTTACAAGTGGAATAAAGGGCGAAGGTATAGAAGAGTTGAAAAATCTTATAATTACTCATAAAAAATTTTTAGAAGAAACAAAATTAAAGGATAAAATGATTAGAGAAAGAAGAAAAAGATTTTTAATGGAATTTTTAAGGGATGAGATATGGGATGAAATTGAATTTTTTCTTGAAAAGAATGGTCTAATTGAGAAATTTTTAAAAGATATAGAAATGGGAAAACCTTTTAGAGAGATAAAAAAAGAATTTTTTGAATTTTTTAAAAAGGGGTTAAAATCCCCTTAA
- the panB gene encoding 3-methyl-2-oxobutanoate hydroxymethyltransferase: MKKLTIHDIIAKKGKEKIVALTSYDYQMAKIEDEIGIDIILVGDSVSNVLLGYDNTLRIGMDEMLVFTRAVARGVKYSLLVGDMPFLSFQISKEEAIRNAGEFIRAGCDAVKIEGGEESLEVIEYLVKNGIPVMGHIGLTPQWILKMGGYKVQGKTEESIKKLKRDAELLENGGVFSIVLEGVKEDVAKEITESLKIPTIGIGSGRYCDGQILVVWDILGYTEKPYPKFVRTYEDLRERIKNALLRFKEDVIKGNYPSEKEIY; the protein is encoded by the coding sequence ATGAAAAAATTAACAATTCACGATATAATTGCAAAAAAGGGAAAGGAAAAAATTGTAGCCCTTACAAGTTATGATTATCAAATGGCTAAAATTGAAGATGAAATAGGAATTGATATTATTCTTGTTGGTGATAGTGTTTCTAATGTTTTGCTTGGATATGATAACACTTTAAGAATAGGAATGGATGAAATGCTCGTTTTTACAAGGGCAGTTGCAAGGGGTGTAAAATATTCCCTTCTTGTCGGTGATATGCCCTTTTTATCCTTTCAGATTTCAAAAGAAGAAGCAATAAGAAATGCTGGTGAATTTATAAGAGCAGGATGTGATGCTGTTAAAATTGAAGGAGGAGAAGAGTCCCTTGAAGTAATTGAATACCTTGTTAAAAACGGTATTCCTGTAATGGGTCATATAGGTTTGACTCCACAGTGGATTTTAAAAATGGGAGGTTATAAAGTTCAGGGAAAAACTGAAGAAAGTATAAAAAAATTAAAAAGAGATGCTGAACTTTTAGAAAATGGAGGAGTTTTTTCCATTGTTCTTGAAGGTGTAAAAGAAGATGTAGCAAAAGAAATCACAGAGAGTTTAAAAATTCCAACAATAGGAATTGGGTCTGGAAGATACTGTGATGGTCAGATTCTTGTTGTATGGGATATATTAGGTTATACAGAAAAACCCTATCCCAAGTTTGTAAGAACCTATGAAGATTTGAGGGAAAGAATAAAAAATGCCCTTTTAAGATTTAAAGAGGATGTTATTAAAGGAAATTACCCTTCTGAAAAAGAAATCTATTAA
- a CDS encoding tRNA (adenine-N1)-methyltransferase — protein sequence MKVKKGEKILILSEDNKFERIIEKEPLKEIHTHLGKIVIPENLKYGDKLMSSKNKKFFVLKPSTSDLMLKIKRKTTIIYPKDAGFIILELGIRAGSKVCEVGTGSGSFLTLISSIVGKKGKIYTFERRKEFYELAKENILRYKLFDNIEFHLRDVEKEGFPDIKVDAVFIDIPEPWSVIRHTIKILKKGHPLGSLSPNIEQIQKTKKEMENNGFVRIRVYEILLREIMIRDIGTRPKEFGITHTGYLIFGNLT from the coding sequence ATGAAAGTTAAAAAAGGTGAAAAAATTTTAATTTTAAGTGAGGATAATAAATTTGAAAGAATTATTGAAAAGGAACCCTTAAAAGAAATCCATACACACCTTGGAAAAATTGTTATTCCTGAGAATTTGAAATATGGCGATAAACTTATGAGTTCAAAAAATAAAAAATTTTTTGTTTTAAAACCCTCAACAAGTGATTTGATGTTGAAAATAAAAAGAAAAACAACAATAATTTATCCAAAGGATGCAGGATTTATAATCCTTGAACTTGGAATAAGAGCAGGCTCAAAAGTTTGTGAAGTTGGAACAGGAAGTGGTTCTTTTTTAACCCTCATATCAAGTATAGTTGGGAAAAAAGGAAAAATTTATACCTTTGAAAGAAGAAAGGAATTTTATGAACTTGCAAAAGAAAATATTTTAAGGTATAAACTTTTTGATAACATAGAGTTTCACTTAAGAGATGTGGAAAAAGAAGGATTTCCTGATATAAAAGTAGATGCAGTATTTATAGATATTCCAGAACCATGGAGTGTTATAAGACATACCATAAAAATTTTGAAAAAAGGACATCCTCTTGGCTCTTTATCACCAAATATAGAACAGATTCAGAAAACTAAAAAGGAAATGGAAAATAATGGATTTGTAAGAATAAGAGTATATGAAATTTTATTGAGAGAAATTATGATAAGAGATATAGGAACAAGACCAAAGGAGTTTGGAATTACCCACACAGGATACTTAATTTTTGGAAACCTTACTTAA
- a CDS encoding DUF4388 domain-containing protein has product MKQFSEGMSGSLKIFSAPDVLQLISQQRKKGVVYFYKGKTEAAVGFEDGKVVAAYIIREGEFESLENFLVKSGLVSEQDYKTAKEIQEDTGEPIEEILVKEGVITSENLIEIISFKIQEVIDEVITWREGIYKFEPDKEIYKFSKIKISLPLDSLLMEAAWHQDEWPRIKEKIKSSDMVFKISSKKPQIELELEKDEKKVLKLVNARRTVQEIVNLSGLGKFKTYFALYRLYEMGRIEPVEKLTEKEEFVEEVVKEDKVKREREKTLILPNLTLRLIFIFLFVFLFFILKVYKRGIFPYIEKIVPEQKVFSVDENLFKISP; this is encoded by the coding sequence ATGAAGCAATTTAGTGAGGGAATGAGTGGAAGTTTGAAGATATTTTCTGCACCTGATGTATTACAACTAATTTCCCAGCAAAGAAAAAAAGGTGTTGTTTATTTTTATAAGGGTAAAACAGAAGCAGCAGTTGGTTTTGAAGATGGAAAAGTTGTTGCTGCCTATATTATAAGAGAAGGAGAGTTTGAATCCCTTGAAAATTTTTTAGTAAAATCAGGTCTTGTATCAGAACAGGATTATAAAACAGCAAAGGAAATCCAGGAAGATACAGGAGAGCCCATTGAGGAAATTCTTGTAAAGGAAGGTGTAATAACTTCTGAGAATTTGATTGAGATAATTTCCTTTAAGATTCAGGAAGTTATAGATGAAGTTATAACCTGGAGAGAGGGAATATATAAATTTGAGCCTGATAAGGAGATTTATAAGTTTTCAAAGATTAAGATAAGTCTTCCTCTTGATTCCCTTTTAATGGAAGCAGCTTGGCATCAGGATGAGTGGCCAAGAATAAAGGAGAAAATCAAAAGTTCTGATATGGTTTTTAAAATTTCATCAAAAAAACCACAGATTGAACTTGAGCTGGAAAAGGATGAGAAAAAAGTTTTGAAGCTTGTAAATGCAAGAAGAACAGTTCAGGAAATTGTAAATTTAAGTGGTCTTGGAAAATTTAAGACCTATTTTGCTTTATACAGGTTATATGAAATGGGAAGAATAGAACCTGTGGAAAAACTTACTGAAAAAGAAGAATTTGTAGAGGAAGTTGTTAAAGAGGATAAAGTTAAAAGAGAAAGGGAAAAAACTTTGATTTTACCTAACCTTACACTTCGTTTAATTTTCATTTTTCTTTTTGTTTTTCTGTTTTTTATTTTGAAAGTTTATAAAAGGGGAATTTTCCCTTATATTGAAAAAATTGTTCCTGAACAAAAAGTTTTTAGTGTTGATGAAAATTTATTCAAAATTTCACCATGA
- the rsmA gene encoding 16S rRNA (adenine(1518)-N(6)/adenine(1519)-N(6))-dimethyltransferase RsmA, which yields MKKRFSQVFLVNKKVAREMIEKMNLKKGEYVLEIGPGKGILTKILLEKKVKVIAIEIDRNLCRYLRENILDLDFSLIEGDFLKINIKEILDKFNLKKVKLLSNVPYNITTPLLIRLIRERENFSEIYLTLQKEVVERINAKPGTKEFSSLTIFINFYTDIKVLMPIPAHFFYPKPKVNSLFFRMIPKEKLQIEKEKEEIFFKLVRRAFQERRKKIGKILKEFGLYEKVPEEIREKRPDQISIEEYIKIIL from the coding sequence GTGAAAAAAAGATTCTCGCAGGTTTTTCTTGTGAATAAGAAAGTGGCAAGAGAAATGATAGAAAAAATGAATTTAAAAAAGGGGGAATATGTTCTTGAAATAGGTCCTGGTAAAGGAATATTAACAAAGATACTTCTTGAAAAAAAAGTCAAGGTAATCGCAATTGAAATTGATAGAAATTTATGTAGATATCTAAGGGAAAATATTCTTGACCTTGATTTTTCTCTCATTGAAGGTGATTTTCTTAAAATAAACATAAAGGAAATTTTAGATAAATTTAATCTAAAAAAAGTAAAACTTCTTTCCAATGTTCCCTATAATATTACAACACCACTTCTTATTAGATTGATAAGGGAAAGGGAAAACTTCTCAGAAATCTATTTAACCCTTCAAAAAGAGGTTGTTGAAAGAATTAATGCAAAACCAGGAACAAAAGAGTTTTCATCCCTAACAATATTCATAAACTTTTATACGGATATAAAAGTTTTAATGCCAATCCCAGCACATTTTTTTTACCCAAAACCAAAAGTCAATTCCCTCTTTTTCAGAATGATACCAAAGGAAAAATTACAAATTGAAAAAGAAAAGGAAGAAATTTTTTTTAAATTAGTAAGAAGAGCCTTCCAGGAGAGAAGGAAAAAAATAGGTAAAATATTAAAGGAATTCGGTCTTTACGAAAAAGTTCCAGAAGAAATTAGAGAAAAAAGACCTGATCAAATTTCTATTGAGGAATATATTAAAATAATTTTATGA